The following coding sequences lie in one Pseudomonadota bacterium genomic window:
- a CDS encoding TerC family protein, whose translation MIQLLSDPATWVSLLTLSALEIVLGIDNIVFLAILAGRLPAAEQARARRLGLLLALATRLLLLFAITWLMGLTRELFRVLGHPFSGRDLILGAGGLFLLAKATFEIHDKLEVQPTPEDGGEATRGRARFGLVLLQIALLDLVFSLDSVITAVGMAQHLAVMIAAMVIAVGVMLVFAEGVSTFVERHPTMKMLALAFLLLIGVMLLAEATGRHVERGYIYFAMAFSFVVELLNIRVRRTQPSPLALPDSPVEQPQARRPSLSE comes from the coding sequence GTGATTCAGCTCCTCAGCGACCCCGCCACCTGGGTCAGTCTGCTCACGCTCTCCGCGCTGGAGATCGTGTTGGGCATCGACAATATCGTCTTTCTCGCGATCCTCGCCGGGCGTCTGCCGGCAGCCGAACAAGCGCGCGCGCGCCGCCTCGGGCTCTTGCTGGCGTTGGCGACGCGCCTGCTCTTGCTCTTCGCCATCACCTGGCTGATGGGCCTGACGCGCGAGCTCTTCCGCGTGCTCGGCCACCCCTTTAGCGGACGCGACCTGATCCTCGGCGCCGGCGGGCTCTTCTTGCTGGCCAAGGCCACCTTCGAGATCCACGACAAGCTCGAGGTCCAGCCCACGCCCGAGGACGGCGGCGAGGCGACGCGCGGGCGCGCCCGCTTCGGGCTGGTGCTGCTGCAGATCGCCCTGCTCGACCTCGTCTTCTCGCTCGACTCGGTGATCACCGCGGTGGGCATGGCCCAGCATCTCGCGGTGATGATCGCGGCGATGGTGATCGCCGTCGGCGTGATGCTGGTCTTCGCCGAAGGCGTCTCGACCTTCGTCGAGCGCCACCCGACGATGAAGATGCTGGCGCTGGCCTTTCTGCTGCTGATCGGGGTGATGCTGCTGGCCGAGGCGACCGGCCGCCACGTCGAGCGCGGCTATATCTACTTCGCCATGGCCTTCTCCTTCGTCGTCGAGCTGCTAAACATCCGGGTGCGCCGGACGCAGCCGAGCCCGCTGGCCTTGCCGGATTCCCCGGTAGAGCAGCCTCAGGCGCGCCGCCCCAGCCTCTCGGAGTGA
- the argA gene encoding amino-acid N-acetyltransferase: protein MDRVIDSASFVRWFRDSTPYINAHRERTFVVHFGGEAVQDPAFHNLAHDLTLLCTLGVRLIVVFGAEPQLRARARGAGLALAEGEPLPLIDEAMLAQASEAASAVRLQLEAQLARGLANAPQAGPRLRVVSGNFVAARPLGVRDGVDLAFSGEVRRVDADAMRAALGVGAIVLLGPIAYSPTGEIFYLDSPAVAMSAAVALRADKLLFLAEQPGPRDPRSQPLRQLSSAEVEQRLRAEAAVLGEATQSLLRLALRACRAGVRRVHLLERQLDGALLQELFTRDGVGTLISDSYEGMRPATIDDAGGILELIVPLEEQGVLVRRSRERLEHEIDRFVVIERDGGILACAALYPFVAESVAELACVATHPAYRGEGRGGALLEYLEQRARTAGIDRLFVLTTHAAHWFREHGFEPAKVADLPLAKQAMYNYQRKSAVFIKPLS from the coding sequence ATGGACCGAGTGATCGACTCTGCCAGCTTCGTCCGCTGGTTTCGCGATTCCACCCCCTACATCAACGCCCATCGCGAGCGCACCTTCGTCGTGCATTTCGGTGGCGAGGCGGTGCAGGACCCGGCCTTTCACAACCTGGCCCACGATCTGACGCTGCTGTGCACGCTTGGCGTGCGCCTGATCGTCGTCTTCGGCGCCGAGCCGCAGCTCCGCGCGCGCGCGCGCGGGGCGGGGCTCGCGCTCGCGGAGGGTGAACCCTTGCCGCTGATTGACGAGGCGATGCTGGCGCAGGCGAGCGAGGCCGCCAGCGCGGTGCGGCTGCAGCTCGAGGCGCAGCTCGCGCGCGGCTTGGCCAACGCGCCCCAGGCCGGTCCGCGCCTGCGGGTCGTCTCCGGAAACTTCGTCGCCGCGCGGCCGCTGGGCGTGCGCGACGGCGTCGACCTCGCCTTCAGCGGTGAGGTGCGCCGCGTCGATGCCGACGCGATGAGGGCGGCGCTCGGGGTCGGCGCGATCGTGCTGCTCGGTCCGATCGCCTACTCGCCGACGGGTGAGATCTTCTATCTCGACTCCCCCGCCGTGGCGATGAGTGCGGCCGTGGCGCTGCGCGCCGACAAGCTGCTCTTTCTGGCCGAGCAGCCCGGGCCGCGCGACCCCCGCAGTCAACCGCTGCGCCAGCTCAGCAGCGCCGAGGTCGAGCAGCGCCTCCGGGCGGAGGCGGCCGTGCTCGGCGAGGCGACGCAGTCGCTGCTGCGGCTGGCCCTGCGCGCCTGTCGTGCCGGTGTGCGCCGCGTCCATCTGTTGGAGCGCCAGCTCGACGGGGCCCTGCTCCAGGAGCTCTTCACGCGCGATGGCGTGGGGACGCTGATCAGCGACTCCTACGAGGGCATGCGGCCGGCGACGATCGATGATGCGGGCGGCATCCTCGAGTTGATCGTGCCGCTGGAGGAGCAGGGCGTCCTCGTGCGCCGCTCGCGCGAGCGGCTGGAGCACGAGATCGACCGCTTCGTGGTGATCGAGCGCGACGGCGGCATCCTCGCCTGCGCGGCGCTCTACCCCTTCGTCGCCGAGTCGGTAGCCGAGCTGGCCTGCGTCGCCACCCATCCGGCCTATCGCGGCGAGGGACGCGGCGGCGCGCTGCTCGAGTACCTCGAACAACGCGCACGCACGGCCGGCATCGACCGCCTCTTCGTGCTGACGACCCACGCCGCCCATTGGTTTCGCGAGCACGGCTTCGAACCCGCCAAGGTCGCCGACCTGCCGCTGGCCAAGCAGGCGATGTACAACTACCAGCGCAAGTCGGCCGTCTTCATCAAGCCGCTCAGCTAG
- a CDS encoding aminotransferase class I/II-fold pyridoxal phosphate-dependent enzyme produces MEQITSLSERITTLKDIALSLQEGAIHTRLLPEVDKILALPDELGPTTVGEREAIARQVREYEQTFDSMGYRLLEQLMPSIGVSQIFQVVRAADSFKAQLRRRVGTVFKAHDGTQVEIDAHVYDVLTRYSLSIGTPPVTEAMRELVARVLFGKPTDELFTFGETLVQNPTDFESLLRSLQQLVDASLHYNTAAEEAAFLREACDYLNFEGGRLFNRVVITESPNRVVELIARHLFDKFSPGEAPPLRQVEGVDGLDEQLIERMHAEPNAVFVARVTRIPHRLLQGDGVHQRWRSVIGRLLLIDDSPRARQSNTTIVYTLFPHVARTLRNIQTSLAGRPANTQLQLRRLLERFTPQALGAMREAIGGRLQALVEEGVLATTVEQVRAEDWRRDALFDYLALVKLQRLVAFVERVASSDDAARAELGRELREQVAHDWMRYFYRGLPPAEYSATVVPGGGRGALTLIGEFHREQVRQHVTHFCRDQLAGCRRRLDELKQELAIPSSSTDEIEAGVRQSQLRALSPSQWEPGTQDTTLPDHLAQTMAYRLADAAGRLARRAREGVERAAFGNVTGTAAALFKRTLSDAGFGALHGHLEQRWGDQVGRADRRLRHVLGPVQEVVRAVQRSMDELKGELDPVAVSEIEAVLNVVEQGYFYPTLVLPAMAWSYGDVFPAKDYPPASTIRVPLNQHHELDADALLTRLEELRYLFRRFPELFELLCRSMLLVINSPHNPTGVVYRRETILKLLQIAAEYGLTVVDDNSYHKIVTREVKAREGDACVAQLYERHRAQFSRPVRMITVGATTKGLQGSGDRTGLIHANLPGAVAYAAEHASEPHLMSLYLTQLKLEAGLAAKRYTRQLEQLAAQMLDPTASPWEPLQRLLEAELEQAADLRFPTVAFDRLLGGYEQLLRLKGRDATRTHLSASLSELVGSIKGLRLERRLREDVEQRLQQARLAYLRVFSDDAQAPELIEPQGAFYCCLRLCAADDDRHVREFLRALARHRKVDLTYAGRGFVRLSLGGMLKGDARSYDRLGQVVEVYLRALIKYWQRFCACERDLGQLEAIFKRAGDDAAGVPGTSPSAGPAGAPGGGHSDDALALLWEDLSALVAAHPAPAGRAEVQRGQRIELSERGIIYCIEEGRSAAEKIFVELGGPQPATDAEEAAVGYGGCEAVPEVLSSHAFRVVYRRLLKQVYRSLPALADLSFEQVENQYGPLACQSAYFDRQLIDAVFRSVLAAMYRAWHGSSTIKVLVARLAARRHAEKVAALHGINEKLNQLLNELMFAFEQPDEVVRATGTFEIGYEALGGIEPHPDLPAYLKRVISGCDFAGATVALNPAPSYVTGAVKRVADHRYQFTRREVERGGRITPIEYFHRRLALFAELSNLAHYVCKAVQVGPFKMLLVIHRADFHLICDELRLFPQIEEVQLAPALHRLRWDGVLLLGIPAKTLGDSFKTGYVLDRQADGALLATAWVAREDATDYVGFLKKSLLTLHNEQVKALGGMPVHGAMITITFKNGLRKTVAFSADSGTGKSETITAMMEQLASGVGQAAELSRIDILAGDMLSLWRGEDDQIYAFGTETGDFLRLTDITETWKARFGDLIRRGSFSNLHFLKNPRVTIPGICDMQKVLSPTRVNGFFYINNYEPVSGGAVELSDDPHHVLKHTLVRGLRKNKGTSGDQPTLRAGLEFAGQAALVTRFRHAIDELLEWQERKVDGRSLTCLAYRDGADDIYKARELVGQAFRGREFEHGGKRRRIAAVSYDVLRNLFWLHSLDRLSLPLDRTVYDQIYEPLVSTFCGNPFVDAEGMDRTLSTFAETMRLARVHTGSIKTQLARDGYEFSGPAEAARDVVVFLLEDEEVNARFQRNKAKVHRAMQSTYRQVLEAGSNLPVELEGYNLLLLEAHESTHVAFQGMDGELFTLSTPEYRHKKLVAEAARAPTAPRAKTSAAAKPAGVSPARFVPALALPEMTAAIADICENPNLDLGLATLEVDLSDYRRIRYWNSIDELTYQVLLLNGVISIGATGAELARFPYEVRKAHYVAQLIVAQRPPERAVEEVAPARPARALAGSRSTNAKPSGRDA; encoded by the coding sequence ATGGAACAGATCACCAGTCTCAGCGAGCGAATCACTACGCTCAAGGATATCGCGCTCTCCTTGCAGGAGGGTGCGATCCACACCCGCCTACTGCCCGAGGTCGACAAGATCCTGGCGCTGCCCGACGAGCTCGGCCCGACCACCGTCGGTGAGCGCGAGGCAATCGCGCGCCAGGTGCGCGAGTACGAACAGACCTTCGACAGCATGGGCTACCGCCTGCTCGAGCAGCTCATGCCGAGCATTGGCGTGTCGCAGATTTTTCAGGTCGTGCGCGCGGCCGACAGCTTCAAGGCTCAGCTCAGGCGCCGGGTCGGCACGGTGTTCAAGGCGCACGACGGGACGCAGGTGGAGATCGATGCGCACGTCTACGACGTGCTGACGCGCTACAGCCTGTCGATCGGTACACCACCGGTGACCGAGGCGATGCGCGAGCTGGTCGCCCGCGTGCTCTTCGGCAAGCCGACCGACGAGCTCTTCACCTTCGGCGAGACGCTGGTCCAGAACCCCACCGACTTCGAGTCGCTGCTGCGCTCGTTGCAGCAGCTCGTCGACGCTAGCCTGCACTACAACACGGCGGCGGAGGAGGCGGCCTTCCTGCGGGAAGCCTGCGACTACCTCAACTTCGAAGGCGGTCGGCTCTTCAACCGCGTCGTGATCACGGAGAGCCCCAACCGCGTGGTCGAGCTGATCGCGCGCCACCTCTTCGATAAGTTCAGTCCCGGCGAGGCGCCGCCCCTGCGGCAGGTCGAGGGGGTCGATGGCCTCGACGAGCAGCTAATCGAGCGCATGCATGCCGAGCCGAACGCGGTCTTCGTCGCGCGGGTGACGCGGATTCCCCACCGCTTGTTGCAGGGCGACGGCGTCCACCAGCGCTGGCGCAGCGTGATCGGTAGGCTGCTGCTAATCGACGACTCGCCGCGGGCGCGGCAGTCGAATACGACGATTGTCTACACGCTCTTTCCGCATGTCGCGCGCACGCTGCGCAACATCCAGACCAGCCTGGCGGGGCGGCCGGCGAACACGCAGCTCCAGCTCCGTCGCTTGCTCGAGCGCTTCACGCCGCAGGCGCTCGGCGCGATGCGCGAGGCGATCGGCGGGCGGCTGCAGGCGCTGGTCGAAGAGGGGGTCCTGGCGACGACCGTGGAGCAGGTGCGCGCGGAGGACTGGCGCCGCGACGCCCTCTTCGACTACCTCGCGCTGGTCAAGCTGCAGCGCCTGGTGGCCTTCGTCGAGCGCGTGGCCAGCAGCGACGATGCCGCGCGCGCCGAGCTCGGCCGGGAGCTGCGCGAGCAGGTGGCGCACGACTGGATGCGCTACTTCTATCGGGGTCTGCCTCCCGCCGAATATAGCGCGACGGTCGTCCCTGGCGGCGGTCGCGGCGCCCTGACGCTGATCGGCGAGTTCCACCGCGAGCAGGTGCGTCAGCACGTGACGCACTTCTGCCGCGACCAGCTCGCCGGCTGTCGGCGCCGTCTCGACGAGCTGAAGCAAGAGCTCGCCATCCCCAGCTCGAGCACCGACGAGATCGAGGCCGGGGTGCGCCAGTCGCAGCTGCGCGCTCTCTCGCCCAGCCAATGGGAGCCCGGCACGCAGGACACGACGCTGCCCGACCATCTGGCGCAGACGATGGCCTATCGCTTGGCCGACGCGGCCGGCCGGCTGGCGCGCCGCGCGCGCGAGGGCGTCGAGCGGGCGGCCTTCGGCAACGTCACGGGGACGGCAGCCGCGCTCTTCAAGCGCACCCTCTCCGACGCCGGCTTCGGCGCGCTGCACGGCCATCTGGAGCAACGCTGGGGCGATCAGGTCGGCCGCGCCGACCGTCGCTTGCGTCATGTGCTGGGGCCGGTGCAGGAGGTCGTGCGTGCGGTGCAGCGCTCGATGGACGAGCTCAAGGGCGAGCTCGATCCGGTGGCGGTCAGCGAGATCGAGGCCGTGCTCAACGTCGTCGAGCAGGGTTATTTCTATCCGACGCTGGTGCTGCCGGCGATGGCCTGGAGTTACGGCGACGTCTTTCCGGCCAAGGACTACCCGCCCGCCAGCACGATCCGCGTGCCCCTCAACCAGCACCACGAGCTCGACGCCGACGCGCTGCTGACGCGCCTCGAGGAGCTGCGTTACCTCTTCCGGCGCTTCCCGGAGCTCTTCGAGCTGCTCTGCCGCAGCATGCTGCTGGTGATCAACTCGCCGCATAACCCGACGGGGGTGGTCTACCGCCGCGAGACCATCCTCAAGCTGCTGCAGATCGCCGCGGAGTACGGCCTGACGGTGGTCGACGACAACTCGTACCACAAGATCGTCACGCGCGAGGTCAAGGCCCGCGAGGGCGACGCCTGCGTTGCCCAGCTCTATGAGCGCCACCGGGCGCAGTTCTCCCGGCCGGTGCGCATGATCACGGTCGGGGCGACGACCAAGGGGCTTCAGGGCTCGGGTGATCGCACCGGCTTGATTCACGCGAATCTGCCCGGGGCGGTGGCCTATGCCGCCGAGCACGCCTCTGAGCCGCATCTGATGTCGCTCTACCTGACGCAGCTCAAGCTCGAGGCTGGGCTCGCCGCCAAGCGCTACACGCGCCAGCTCGAGCAGCTCGCCGCGCAGATGCTCGACCCGACGGCCTCGCCCTGGGAGCCCTTGCAGCGCTTGCTCGAAGCCGAGCTGGAGCAGGCTGCCGACCTGCGCTTTCCCACCGTGGCCTTCGATCGTCTGCTCGGCGGCTACGAGCAGCTGCTGCGCCTGAAGGGCCGGGACGCCACGCGCACGCACCTCTCGGCCAGCCTCAGCGAGCTGGTCGGGTCGATCAAGGGACTGCGCCTCGAGCGACGCCTGCGGGAGGATGTCGAGCAGCGCCTGCAGCAGGCGCGGCTGGCCTATCTGCGGGTCTTCAGCGACGACGCGCAGGCGCCCGAGCTGATCGAGCCGCAGGGGGCGTTCTATTGCTGCCTGCGGCTCTGCGCGGCCGATGACGACCGGCACGTGCGCGAGTTTCTGCGCGCCCTCGCGCGCCACCGCAAGGTCGATCTGACCTACGCGGGCCGCGGCTTCGTGCGGCTCTCGCTGGGCGGCATGTTGAAGGGGGATGCCCGCAGCTACGATCGCCTGGGGCAGGTGGTCGAGGTCTATCTGCGCGCCCTGATCAAGTACTGGCAGCGCTTCTGCGCCTGTGAGCGCGACCTGGGGCAGCTCGAGGCGATCTTCAAGCGCGCGGGAGACGACGCCGCGGGCGTGCCCGGCACGAGCCCCTCGGCGGGGCCCGCGGGCGCGCCCGGGGGGGGCCATTCGGATGACGCGCTGGCGCTGCTCTGGGAGGACCTGAGCGCCCTGGTCGCGGCCCATCCGGCGCCAGCCGGACGCGCCGAGGTGCAGCGCGGACAGCGAATCGAGCTGAGCGAGCGCGGCATCATCTACTGCATCGAGGAGGGGCGCTCGGCCGCCGAGAAGATCTTCGTCGAGCTGGGCGGGCCGCAGCCGGCTACCGACGCTGAGGAGGCGGCGGTCGGCTACGGCGGCTGCGAGGCCGTCCCCGAGGTGCTGAGCAGTCACGCCTTTCGCGTCGTCTATCGCCGCCTGCTCAAGCAGGTCTATCGCTCGCTGCCGGCCCTTGCGGACCTCTCCTTCGAGCAGGTCGAGAATCAGTATGGTCCGCTGGCCTGCCAGAGCGCCTACTTCGACCGCCAGTTGATCGACGCTGTCTTTCGCAGCGTGCTCGCCGCGATGTATCGCGCCTGGCATGGCAGCAGCACGATCAAGGTGCTCGTCGCGCGCTTGGCCGCCCGCCGCCACGCCGAGAAGGTCGCCGCGCTGCACGGCATCAACGAGAAGCTCAACCAGCTGCTCAACGAGCTGATGTTCGCCTTCGAGCAGCCCGACGAGGTGGTGCGCGCCACCGGGACCTTCGAGATCGGCTACGAGGCCCTGGGCGGCATCGAGCCCCACCCCGACCTGCCGGCCTACCTGAAGCGCGTGATCAGCGGCTGCGACTTCGCCGGCGCGACGGTCGCGCTCAACCCGGCGCCGAGCTATGTCACCGGCGCGGTCAAGCGCGTCGCCGACCACCGCTATCAGTTCACGCGGCGCGAGGTCGAGCGTGGCGGGCGGATCACGCCGATCGAGTACTTCCACCGCCGGCTGGCGCTCTTCGCCGAGCTGAGCAACCTGGCGCATTACGTCTGCAAGGCGGTCCAGGTCGGTCCCTTCAAGATGCTGCTGGTGATCCACCGCGCCGACTTTCACCTGATCTGCGACGAGCTGCGGCTCTTCCCGCAGATCGAAGAGGTGCAGCTCGCGCCGGCGCTCCATCGCCTGCGTTGGGATGGCGTGCTGCTGCTCGGTATTCCCGCCAAGACGCTGGGGGACAGCTTCAAGACCGGCTATGTGCTCGACCGTCAGGCCGACGGGGCGCTGCTGGCGACCGCCTGGGTCGCACGCGAGGATGCGACCGACTATGTCGGCTTCCTCAAGAAATCCTTGCTGACGCTCCATAACGAGCAGGTCAAGGCGCTGGGCGGGATGCCCGTGCACGGCGCGATGATCACGATCACCTTCAAGAACGGCCTGCGCAAGACCGTGGCCTTCTCGGCCGACAGCGGCACCGGCAAGTCCGAGACGATCACGGCGATGATGGAGCAGCTCGCGAGCGGCGTCGGCCAGGCGGCCGAGCTCTCCCGCATCGACATCTTGGCCGGCGACATGCTCTCGCTCTGGCGGGGCGAGGACGACCAGATCTACGCCTTTGGCACCGAGACCGGCGACTTCCTGCGGCTGACGGACATCACCGAGACCTGGAAGGCGCGCTTCGGTGATCTGATCCGGCGCGGCAGCTTCTCCAACCTGCACTTCCTCAAGAACCCCCGGGTCACAATCCCAGGCATCTGCGACATGCAGAAGGTGCTCTCGCCGACCCGCGTCAACGGCTTCTTCTACATCAACAACTACGAGCCGGTGAGCGGCGGCGCGGTGGAACTCAGCGACGATCCGCACCATGTGCTCAAGCACACGCTGGTGCGCGGCCTGCGCAAGAACAAGGGCACCAGCGGCGACCAGCCGACGCTGCGCGCGGGCCTCGAGTTCGCCGGCCAGGCCGCGTTGGTGACGCGCTTCCGCCACGCAATCGACGAGCTCTTGGAGTGGCAAGAGCGCAAGGTCGACGGTCGGTCGCTGACCTGCCTGGCCTACCGCGACGGCGCCGATGACATCTACAAGGCGCGCGAGCTGGTCGGGCAGGCCTTTCGTGGACGTGAGTTCGAGCACGGGGGCAAGCGGCGCCGGATCGCCGCCGTCAGCTATGACGTCCTGCGCAACCTCTTCTGGCTGCATAGCCTCGACCGGCTCAGCCTGCCGCTCGACCGCACGGTCTACGATCAGATCTACGAGCCGCTGGTCAGCACCTTCTGCGGCAATCCCTTCGTCGACGCCGAGGGGATGGACCGGACGCTGAGCACCTTCGCCGAGACGATGCGGCTGGCGCGCGTCCACACGGGGTCGATCAAGACGCAGCTCGCACGCGATGGCTACGAGTTCAGCGGGCCGGCCGAGGCCGCGCGCGATGTCGTCGTGTTCTTGCTGGAGGACGAAGAGGTCAACGCGCGCTTCCAGCGCAACAAGGCCAAGGTGCATCGAGCGATGCAGTCGACCTATCGGCAGGTGCTCGAGGCGGGCAGCAACCTGCCGGTCGAGCTGGAGGGCTACAACCTGCTCCTGCTCGAGGCGCATGAAAGCACCCACGTGGCGTTCCAGGGGATGGACGGCGAGCTCTTCACGCTCTCGACCCCGGAGTATCGCCACAAGAAGCTGGTGGCTGAGGCGGCGCGAGCGCCGACGGCGCCGCGTGCCAAGACGAGCGCGGCGGCGAAGCCAGCCGGCGTCAGCCCCGCGCGCTTCGTGCCCGCTCTGGCCCTGCCCGAGATGACGGCGGCGATCGCCGACATCTGCGAGAACCCGAACCTCGACCTCGGACTGGCCACGCTCGAGGTCGACCTCTCCGACTACCGGCGGATCCGCTACTGGAACTCGATCGACGAGCTGACCTATCAGGTGCTGCTGCTCAACGGGGTGATCAGCATCGGTGCGACGGGTGCCGAGCTGGCGCGCTTCCCCTACGAGGTGCGCAAGGCGCATTACGTGGCGCAGCTGATCGTGGCGCAGCGACCACCCGAGCGCGCCGTCGAGGAGGTCGCGCCGGCGCGCCCCGCGCGCGCGCTTGCCGGATCACGCAGCACCAACGCCAAGCCGAGCGGGAGGGACGCCTGA
- the thrA gene encoding bifunctional aspartate kinase/homoserine dehydrogenase I: MLVMKFGGSSLADGAALERTARLIAAEREPVVVVSAMDDTTEWLLEAGACAERGDPAACAVELARLRSLHLSAAGGDQGLAEQLEALIRDLESILEGVRLLRELTPRSRALIVSFGERLSALLMAGKLRACGRSAEAVDARALIVSDERYDGATVLREPTTERIRAGLQPLLNAAAIPVVTGYIAATPAGVTTTLGRSGSDYTATLIGAALGAEQIDIYTDVDGILSADPRLVKEARTLPQVSYREAAEMAYFGARVLHPRTITPAAEAGIPVRVRSTFLPERLGTLIAPTAPTLPLGVKTVTSIHGQALVTIEGRGMAGIPGVARRIFEAAELASVNVVMIAQSSSEQAVSLVVAEADTTRLIASLHERFAPELARGAVEQVAAQHEIAVVSVIGQGMAGTAGVSGRFFGALGHAHVNVLAIAQGGSELSISAAVREPEARRAVRASHTAFGLTRVINVALIGCGRVGGTLLRQLDQTRVRLQRELDLELRLVAVATSERMLFDTDGLPPAGVLEQLERAPARPSDEALIARLLEQRFSDGVLVDVTAADTTALHLAALEARLHVVTANKLPLSGSLSSYRRLQAASRGAGVRYNYETTFGAGLPLLHTLQELIHTGDRPLRISGCLSGTLGFLCSCLDEGMPLAEAVAEAERLGFTEPDPREDLSGRDVARKALIIARACGMALEPEDVQLEAVVPALEQGLQPALAAFAPRLAERVAAARAKGQVLRYVAEITEAGARVGLQEVPANGPIGSLRGPDNIVVFQTERYREHPLVIRGPGAGADVTAAGVLGDVLKTAGVAGRALGAAALEETL, encoded by the coding sequence ATGTTGGTGATGAAGTTCGGAGGCAGCTCGCTGGCCGACGGGGCGGCGCTGGAGCGGACGGCGCGGCTGATCGCTGCGGAGCGCGAGCCGGTGGTCGTCGTCTCCGCGATGGACGACACGACCGAATGGCTGCTCGAGGCCGGGGCCTGCGCCGAGCGAGGCGACCCGGCCGCCTGTGCGGTCGAGCTCGCGCGCTTGCGCTCATTGCATCTGTCGGCCGCCGGCGGCGATCAGGGGCTGGCTGAGCAGCTCGAGGCGCTGATTCGTGATCTGGAGTCGATCCTCGAGGGTGTGCGCCTGCTGCGCGAGCTGACGCCGCGCTCGAGGGCGCTGATCGTCTCCTTCGGCGAGCGTCTCTCGGCGCTGCTGATGGCCGGCAAGCTGCGCGCCTGCGGCCGATCGGCCGAGGCGGTCGACGCGCGAGCGCTGATCGTCAGCGATGAGCGCTATGACGGGGCCACCGTGCTGCGCGAGCCGACGACCGAGCGCATCCGCGCGGGGCTGCAGCCCTTGCTCAACGCCGCGGCGATTCCAGTGGTCACCGGCTATATCGCCGCGACGCCCGCCGGCGTGACGACCACGCTGGGCCGCAGCGGCTCGGACTATACGGCGACCCTGATCGGGGCGGCGCTCGGCGCCGAGCAGATCGACATCTACACCGACGTCGACGGCATCCTCAGCGCCGATCCGCGGCTGGTCAAGGAGGCGCGCACCTTGCCGCAGGTTTCGTATCGCGAGGCGGCGGAGATGGCCTATTTCGGCGCCCGCGTGCTGCATCCGCGGACGATCACGCCCGCAGCCGAGGCCGGCATCCCCGTGCGCGTGCGCAGCACCTTCTTGCCTGAGCGCCTCGGCACGCTGATCGCGCCCACTGCGCCGACGCTGCCGCTCGGGGTCAAGACGGTGACCTCGATTCATGGTCAGGCGCTGGTCACGATCGAGGGCCGCGGCATGGCCGGGATACCCGGCGTCGCCCGGCGTATCTTCGAGGCAGCCGAGCTGGCGAGCGTCAACGTCGTGATGATTGCGCAGTCGTCGTCGGAGCAGGCGGTGTCGTTGGTCGTGGCCGAGGCCGATACGACGCGGTTGATCGCCTCGCTGCACGAGCGCTTCGCCCCCGAGCTGGCCCGCGGCGCGGTCGAGCAGGTGGCGGCGCAGCACGAGATCGCCGTCGTCTCGGTGATCGGCCAGGGGATGGCGGGGACCGCGGGCGTGTCGGGGCGCTTCTTTGGCGCGCTGGGGCACGCCCACGTCAACGTGCTGGCGATCGCCCAGGGCGGCTCGGAGCTCAGCATCTCGGCGGCCGTGCGCGAGCCGGAGGCGCGGCGCGCGGTGCGGGCCAGCCATACGGCCTTCGGCCTGACGCGGGTGATCAACGTCGCGCTGATCGGCTGTGGCCGGGTCGGCGGGACGCTGCTGCGGCAGCTCGACCAGACCCGGGTGCGCCTGCAGCGCGAGCTCGACCTCGAGCTGCGCCTGGTGGCCGTCGCCACCAGCGAGCGGATGCTCTTCGACACCGACGGCCTGCCGCCCGCAGGCGTGCTGGAGCAGCTCGAGCGCGCTCCCGCGCGGCCGAGCGATGAGGCCCTGATCGCGCGGCTGCTCGAGCAGCGCTTCAGCGATGGCGTGCTCGTCGACGTGACGGCGGCCGACACGACGGCCCTGCACCTCGCGGCGCTCGAGGCTCGCCTGCACGTCGTCACCGCCAACAAGTTGCCGCTGAGCGGCTCGCTGAGCAGCTACCGCCGGCTGCAGGCGGCGAGCCGCGGCGCCGGCGTCCGCTACAACTACGAGACGACCTTCGGCGCGGGCCTGCCGCTGCTGCATACGCTGCAGGAGTTGATTCACACCGGTGATCGCCCGCTGCGCATCAGCGGCTGCCTCTCGGGTACCCTCGGGTTCCTCTGTAGCTGTCTCGACGAGGGCATGCCCTTGGCCGAGGCGGTTGCCGAGGCGGAGCGCCTCGGCTTCACGGAGCCCGATCCGCGCGAAGATCTCAGCGGTCGCGACGTCGCGCGCAAGGCGCTGATCATCGCCCGCGCCTGTGGGATGGCGCTCGAGCCCGAGGACGTACAGCTCGAGGCCGTGGTCCCGGCGCTCGAGCAGGGCCTGCAGCCGGCGCTCGCGGCCTTCGCCCCGCGCCTCGCCGAGCGCGTGGCCGCGGCGCGGGCGAAGGGGCAGGTGCTGCGCTACGTGGCCGAGATCACCGAGGCCGGGGCGCGGGTCGGGCTGCAAGAGGTGCCAGCGAACGGCCCCATTGGCTCGCTGCGGGGGCCGGACAACATCGTCGTCTTCCAGACCGAGCGTTATCGCGAGCATCCGCTGGTGATTCGCGGCCCCGGCGCGGGAGCCGATGTCACCGCCGCTGGTGTGCTCGGCGACGTGCTGAAGACCGCCGGCGTGGCCGGGCGAGCGCTCGGCGCGGCGGCCCTCGAGGAGACGCTCTAG